One Cucumis melo cultivar AY chromosome 8, USDA_Cmelo_AY_1.0, whole genome shotgun sequence genomic window, ATAAATGATTAAGAAAAACTTGCCAAAGCTTGATTTAATCACAAATTTTTAGGTCATCCGTACCCATTACAAGACCTCTCTCACTATCTCATTCCacattataattaaattaataacacaatcaaatgtttttatattATTAGTGGGGTCATTggttaattaataattaataaggATTCTTAGGGGCGAAATAATCAATCTTCTTGATGCTCTCCAAGTAGTTTACCACAAACTTTTCATCTATATTTATATGTCAAATTATGTGTATAATTATAATAAGCACTTGTGTGAGAGAGTATTATTTCACATCTTGATTATAAATTCATACATAAGTACTTATGAGATCAGTTATGGGTGATGAGAAGGTGAAAGTAGTTTTGAGAATTATTTGGATTGAGAAAGCACATTCTCCTCTTGTTTCTTCCATTAAAGCTTCCCATTCTCCTTCCTTGGAAACTATTCGAGAAGAGGATGAAGATCAAGAAATCATCAATGAAAATAAACATTCTTATTCTTCCCCTTTTCCTAATTCCTAATTCCTCTTCTCTTCTCCAATTAATATAATCCATATttatctatctatctatttaCAGTTATAGTTATTTATGGTTTATTGGTTTCATGGAAAAATTAATGTCAAGATCAAGGTGAAATCAAATGCTAAAATATGGGTTTTTATTCTctaaattattttattgtttgTGGTTCTAGTTTTTGATCGATGATATATATGCTAAAATTTGTTGGTGGGCTTGTACACATTTTATAATtatctatctatatatttatatatatatgattaaatttataaaaaaattattagaaatttctcttgttttttccttaaaaaaagcACTTACGAAccaaaattttggattaataaaatttagttttttgcaccaaacaaaaaattataaaaacatagTTTTCATCTAAAGGATCAACACATgttttaaatagtttatagtAATAAAATTAGGATTATTAGATGGagaatatataatataaaaatattttgaattgataaaaaaaaaaaaagattatttaaATGTAAACCCACTAGAATTTTAGAATAATAGATATATGCATTTTAAATGTACCATTAAGATTAATTAACAAAAGAAAACTCCACCTTTAGCCAACCATTTCTCATCCAAACTCTCCATATTAGATTAGAATTAAGTAAATGTGAAACTTAAATAAGGAAATGTCATATAGTATGTATTAATACAATCATCATTTATTTGACATAAGCGAGTATAAACCATATATATATGAATTAGCCGACTAAAACGTTTAATTAGTGGTCATGAAATGGCCCTTTGAACAAAACTAATTATTGCTTAAATTCAACCtaattaacaaattaaaaagctagggtaattaattaattaattttagtaaAATGGAAAGTTTTTATAGTGTcccaaaaatagtaaaaattagGTTTTATGTTTGAAATTAGaaccaaccaaccaaccaaccaTTTTTCAATCTCTACTTCCCTTTCATATTCACTATAAAtacaaaaccaaaagaaaattcatagaatcaaaagaaaagaaaaaacaaaaaagaattgaagtaTTTGCAAAGAAATTGAAGTTTgaggttaaaagaaaaaaaaaaaaaaaaagaggataaAAAGAATGGGAAAGCaaataatagaaagaaaaatgaaaaattggaTAGATGAAGTAGCTCCATCTCCAATAATTTCTCCACATAAACCCTCAACAGTTCCTTCTTTGGAACCCATCACTGAAGAAACCCCTCAACATCATCAATACCACAGTCCACAACATTCATAATTTCTCTATCCCCAaccaatttttttaatcttttttttttttatatatattttttgttcttttcttcttctctccaaTGTTATTGtaaatatatgtatttaatCATGGATTCTTTtcaattgtaaatattttgtactttttattctatttttcatGATTTTGTACACTCTCAACATTTAATTTATTCCAAAGGAttcattttgtttttcattAGCTGCCTTTGTTTATAATTTCACAATGTGCAAAAAATGCCTTGCCTATTTATGTTAAATAATGTTAcctttgtttatttttaaatttgtctgaggtttaaagaaatttaaaaaaaaaaacaaaattgaaaaaggtTCAACGTAAcctaattaaattttagaaactACCAAATTAAGTggttatcatttttttaaattcaaaacgTAAAATCGATTGATTTTATCGAGGAGTTCTTATTGACATGTTCTTTAGCTATAATCATGCTACCAATATGTGACTACAAAaccaagaaaaaaaatgaagtttaTTTAAAACGAAGGAGTAGAATAGAATAATTTGAATCAAGATTATATATGATATCAACAAGTTTTCAAGATTCTAAAtataatttttgaaaagatttaaaaaatagatagtgaaatttttttatttctaagtctactaaacaagttaaaatgtttgttatttatatttattttttaaaattttagaaaaaaattgaaaaaaaataggtgTAAAATTCGATGATGAAAATTTAAAAGCTAACGAATTTTAATACAATTCTAAACATTTCTTGTATTCATATCAAAACCATGTTTGTGCCACGTAATAATTATTATGGGGTACATCGACATCCTCTTTTCTCAATCTAACCACTTCAAATGTTCCACCACCGATGTCTATGTTTGTATTATTATCAAGCTAGGGTACACGTCTCGGGTATACAACCTGTTGAACCTAACATTAATTCAATACCCTTGAAGTATTAGAGTATGTTAACAACATAACCATCACTCACACCCATATGAGATTCTAAAGTCTGGTGTTTGATTGAAATTAGTATAATTAATAatacaagaaaagaaaagaaaagaaaagagaatgagaGGGTAACATGGTCATATTAAATAAAACCCTTATAGAAAGGGAACCCATTCATTAATTCTCTCGTCACCAAGTCAATCGACAAAGTGGGTTTAAGAATCCATGGCAAAGAAGGTCTGTTTAAATTTGTCAAGAAATTGGATGGAGAAAGATGAACACCCAGCATAAACATCTAACACACTTCATTAGTTCAGCACAAAAAAGCAAAATTCAGAATTACATAAAATGGCAGGGGAAAACAGAGTGCCTTAAAAagttcacttttttttttcttttttttttttggaacaaaCAAGATTGGGATAAGATTTATAGAGCAGATGAACTTCTGAAGGAAGCCAGAGCTTTAATGGTTCCTGCCCTTATTATCACTACATGATAAATTGCAGCAATGGCAGCTCCAATGAATGGCCCAACCCAAAAGATCCACtgttcaaaataattaaaaaatgagCTTCAATTTGATACACAAAACTTAAATGACACGAGTTTGAGGAGGAATTTTACATGATGATCCCAGGCCTTGGCTTTGTTAAAGATCACAGCAGCTCCTAAGCTTCTAGCTGGGTTGATGCCGGTGCCGGTGATCGGAATGGTAGCTAAATGAACCATAATCACAGCGAACCCAATTGGGAGTGGTGCCAAAACCTTTGGTTTTTAAATTCAAACTTGATTAGTCAATTGAGTGGCGAAAAACAGAGCACGAACAGATTTCTGTAATTAAACTTACTGGGACGTGAGAATCTCTAGCGTTTCTTTTGGGGTCGGTGGCGGAGAAGACAGTGTAAACAAGAACAAAAGTCCCGATTATCTCTGCGGCTAAGCCGGTGCCGATGCTGTACTCATCTGACACCATATTGGCTGCGCCGTTGTACTGAACGTAATAAGTCTGTTGTAATGATTTAGCTAAACCACATCCACAAATTGCGCCCAAACATTGAGCCAAAATGTAAGAAAAAGCTCTGACTAGGGAGATTTTTCGAGCTAACAGCATACCGAACGTCACCGCCGGATTAATATGGCCACCTGAAGAGATGAACAAAACAGAGTAATTTATGAACAGAATGACGAAACAgagaaatttaagaaaaaactaaacTCACCAGAAATTCCGGCAGTGCAATAAACAAGGACGAAGATCATGCCGCCGACGGCCCAGGAAATGCCTAAAGCGCCGACGCCGCCGCAGATATTGGTGTCGGAGAGTCTGGCATTGCCAATGACAGTGAGAACAAGAATGTACAAGAAGAGAAGCGTGGCAACGAACTCAGCGATAATGGCTCTGTAAAATGACCATTGAGAGAACTCGTCGGAGTCGATGAGGGGAGCGGGAGGTGGGTCTTGGTAGTCCTTGACATTGCTTCTTCCATCAATGTTGTTGGACATTGCTCTGTTTCGATGAGAGGAGAAGAGAGGAGAGTTATGAATTATTATTGCTACGAAGTTAGAAATGGTAATAAATATATACTTAGTTTGTTTGGTTTTGTGTTATTATGTATAGAGAGAGCTTGGGAATTGGAATAATCTATTCCTTAGGGTTTCATGTATACCTTTTGAGAGGGCATCTATACCCTCCCAAATATATTGGTTTCCTCCCCCTTCttcatatattttctttttacaaaaaatTGATCCCAACTTCTTCCCTCTTTTAAGTCTTTAATCTACGGTGTACATTGCATGTGAGTTGAACTATTCTCATGTTATCCATTTTTGTTTTAAGTCCAAGCATCACAACTGAGGTTGGAAGAACGAACCCTTGATTTCTAAAAACGAAGATCATGTCAATTATTACTATCTATTTAATTCAATTATAATAATTGACTTATActcttaattgattttaatgcataaaaatatattaatcgTATTTATTGGAATGTTAATACGATGATTACTTGAAATCTATAGATTAGAATAccatttgtttgaaatttatATTCAAAGCAATCGTATGTGGTAAAATTTAAGGTAGGAAACCATCTTTGTTATTTATTTCGGCTTTACCAAGTTGCTCCATTCATTGTATTCCATTTCGGTTATTTAATGAGAATTGTAAATGTCCAACCTAGTGCTCAAAACTCATCTCATCAACATAACCCCTACTTTCTATCTAATTGCACCCGAGTGATATTAGTTTAAGTTTGGTACTCAATTATAAGAAGATAATGCCTATAGGAATAGCATTAGCAGCAGCATTTGTTGGATTTGATTCTCATAATTTAGATTAAGGCTTTAAACTAATGTTATTAATATGATGTTAAGAGTGTTATTAAATGCTTGTCTACTCTTTGTTTTGCATTTATTATGTTAGAGACAATATTGGATCCCACATTATTAATTTTTACAGAGTCATCCACCTTCCTTTCTCACCTACTTCAAACATTAAATGTCTTTCTTTGAAACTTTAACAACTAATGACTTTAAGAGTATCATACCCTCCACCCGTTGGCTTCCACTTCATcatcttttcaaaatttatgtGAATTTCACAACATTATAATAGCATTACAAATCTAAAATTATATGCATGaacaaagacaaaaaaaatGGATCTCTagttgttgaaaatatttttgcttctttttttttttactttgatGATAATTGTTACCTATGGTGATTTGAGAGTGGTTTGTTGGCTGGTTACGGTTGAGCTAATAAGATAGCGACACATAATTGGTAAGAAAATTGCTTATAGTGATATGAATATTATTCTTATTTACTATGGGGGTCATGTTTTTCTTTAGTACAATTAATGAGAAGAGGATTCCAACCATATACTGTAATTTTTAGCACAATTATATAGTCAAACTCGCTTTGGTACTATTTGTCATGTTAATGTCATTTAACATCAACAATAATACAAGACCGTTTGAACattatttagaaaatatggAATTAATTACTAGAATTGTTTATCCACCTTATAATCGTCTAGTCTAAACAACTTTTGTCTCGTTTATTATATGCATTGCTAGAAAAAAAGTAGATTGGACTATCCTTGTAAGCTAGTTATCACTCAATCTCAATTATTGTCCTAACATCACCTAGTGAATCTAATAGGGTAAATTAGATAGACTTTATAACTTTAATAGGGATAAATGTTTCACTTTTGTTTAAATGGTGATATCCATATTTACACTCCATGTCTCATGAGTATATTTAACAATCTATATTTTGAAGTTCATTTACAAATATACTCCCATTTTCGTGCCTCGtattattttgaaagaaaaaaaattagatatgtcttttttatataaattgaaaaaaaaaaggcaagaATCATGCCACCTATTATTTAGAAAGGAATAACATATATATTTAGAAAggaatgatatatatatatatatatatatatatatatatatatatatatatagtaggCTTTTAAAAAAAGGCAAGAATCATGCTACATTACATTTTTACTACAGAAATGATGCCTCTTAAATCTTAATACACTTGAAGAATCCTTTTCAAACATGAAATCTTTCTATCAAATTAAATATCTCTATTAAGAACATATCACTCACATTCAGTTTTTGTTGTCTCAAATTTAAGAATCGCTTTTGAttcctaaattttcataaaattaattagtataacaatttagttattatatttataattttgtaatatttaataatttagtcCGTACTTTAAAgtttgaaacaatttagtcctTAGCGTAGAGATTcgtattaatatttaataagatttctttttatcataaataaattaataaactaattagaGATTCGTTagttttacaaaatatatagtCTTGATCATCTTAAAAGGATAGAAATcaacttctaaaaatatttttaaacctttcgtttaatatatattcaaaatataGAATGGGTAGATTCAAACTTTTAATTTCGAAATTGATAATACAAATATCATACCAACTGAGTAGTTTCACTTTCTTTTACTATTATCTTTCCATACATACATATTTACGTAACGTAGACCACTAAAGACTTGTACACTTTCTAGATGTATATATGTGAGAATATATGTGCATATATATGGCTATTAAATACATCATAAAAAATTGTGTACTTTTAGTTATAGGAGAAGAAACTAAAGTTgctaatatatgtatatatcaaAATGTAAAAAACCAATGTGTTTTGTGCTTTTAATTTTAAAGTGAGTGTACATTTAAGGATGCACAAACATGTTTTGATGTTCTTGAAGGCACCAAGAATGAAGAAACAGACACAGGAAAAAAGAAACCGAAATGGAAATTTATTAACTTCCATTATTTTATCATTATCACtttgaaatattatttataCAATAATTGaaacggttttttttttaaaataataaaaaaaataaagtatttaataacatcaaccaaaattttgaatttatgaaTGATAGACGTTGATACACTTATAtggatagaatatgaaattttgttatattttataaatattttgtcaaatttattaaaatctaattttcctttaaatagaaaataaaataaaaataatcgGATGCATACCTACGGACTGCATCCAACTTATAATAAGAATTTgagtttataaaataaattgaattattttatgAGTGGCTCGATATATAACAATTAAATCTAAACTATTaacatatataacaatatttttaaaaaattataaatacaaTAAATTCTATGGTTGACCTAAAAATACTGGGATGAAAGAATTATAAAAttagactttgttatatttataatttttaaaatgctACTATACATTTTTATAATCAGCCTATTATATAGTTAGTCAAAATTTAATTAGTATAAACATTTGGTGTTTGATTTTGTAATTCAAAGTTGTGAGTAGAATCATAAATTATCATGTAAACCCACTTTGAATTGGAACAACACAAATACCATTTGAAAGGAAAGAGAGTGCAAAATGGCACATAGAAACTGACCCACTTGATTGGATCAAACTTTGCATTAAAACAGAGCCCAATATTACATATAACTTGTGGGGGACGAATAACAGAGTAAAAGCAAAACAGAAACACAGCAACTGGAAGGATAGAACAAGGGCACACTTCAAAAAACCAAGTGCCTTTGGGATTTTTTCTAAACAACTTCCACATTCATTCATGCAGATTTATATCACATTCATACGGCAGTCGAACTTCTGAAAGAACCCAGAGCTTTAACTGCTCCTGCCCTCAACACTATCTGATGATAAATTGCAGCAATCGCAGCTCCAATGAAGGGTCCAACCCAAAATATCCACTGCCCACATACAAAGAAATAAGTTTCAATTACTGGATTACATTAAAACGAGGTTCAAATGCTGAAAGAG contains:
- the PIP2-6 gene encoding aquaporin PIP2-6 (The RefSeq protein has 1 substitution compared to this genomic sequence) translates to MSNNIDGRSNVKDYQDPPPAPLIDSDEFSQWSFYRAIIAEFVATLLFLYILVLTVIGNARLSDTNICGGVGALGISWAVGGMIFVLVYCTAGISGGHINPAVTFGMLLARKISLVRALSYILAQCLGAICGCGLAKSLQQTYYVQYNGAANMVSDEYSIGTGLAAEIIGTFVLVYTVFSATDPKRNARDSHVPVLAPLPIGFAVIMVHLATIPITGTGINPARSLGAAVIFNKAKAWDHHWIFWVGPFIGAAIAAIYHVVIIRAGTIKALASFRSSSAL